DNA from Tachysurus vachellii isolate PV-2020 chromosome 22, HZAU_Pvac_v1, whole genome shotgun sequence:
tagcattttattatacagtataattaacAGTGTATTTTTAGGATTAGCATATTTTGCTAGTCTACTCAGGAAATGCTGAAAGTCTTGTGTTGTCCGTGTTGTTTGGTACTTTACTGTGTTATGGTATCCTCAGTTCCAGAAGccgggtgtgtgtgagagcagttaCCGCTCGGTCGTACCAGTCCGCTTCCAGCATCACGGCTGCTACAGCGCTCAGTCCTACAGGCCGCTGTTCTGTGGAACGTGTTCTGATGGACACCGCTGCAGCCCTGAGCACACCAGGACCGCACTCGTCACCTTCCGCTGCCCGCAACGACACACCGCTCAACACGCCGTCATGATGATCAAGTCGTGCATCTGCCATCATGGCTGCCCTCATCCAAACAGCTCCAGAGGAACAAAATCCTGGCTCTAGAccagtttttattaaaatgatatagTGTGTAAACATTCATTATGTACATCAGCAAAACTTTAAGAATCATGTATATTCTGGGACCAGATGTGGTTTTAAAGTAATGAAGATATTCCATGAATCAGACGAGTACTTATTCTTATTTCTTgtatagcagctgtaaacagtcgCTCCCTCCGCAGCCTCTCTTTATATTCTCcttttttagttaaaaatgtataaaaatgtatatgcaGAGTgttaaactcctctgtcctgctGAAAAATTTCAGAAAATTTAAACAGCTatcagctttacctctgactagtaaataaaatataaaagtactGACTGTTTTAATTTGCACTCGTCAGCGCCCCCTGTGTCCAGTTTGAGAAGTGCTGCTTTAAAAGCTTGAGTGAATAAAGTTATCATccatatatttcattttgtaatcTAATTAATAAGTGcatcattttattcatgaacATATTACCAAATAAATTGTGGACCACATGTAGAGTCATAAACATGagttattctatttattatttattattctaattattcATGAGAGATTGTTCCATTATGAGTTTAAACgtgtttttttctgatgttgTCTCAATTTTATGGcatcaaaatgtttataaatcagTATCATTAAAGAGACTAAGTGAAAAGTTTCTGTCACCGAGGCTGTATGTAAATGAGTTAAACTACATAATAATCCAGATTAAAGAGTTATATATTAGATTTTTGGTACAGAAAccatactgtaaataatatcCTGCTTTCCCCCCCTCTTCTCTGCCAGGACTTTGTGGTTCTTCCCCTCTTCTTTATGGAGGGCACTTTGATTCATGTGGTCTGTATAATGAATAGGGATCACAAACTGTGTATGGTTTGTGATGGCAGTGATGAAGAACAGTCCTCAGGCCAAATCAGTTGacttttttcagatatttaataGAATATACAACCAAGATAAGTAATTCAAGTGTAATGTAGCATTAAGACAAGTCTCTGTAGGGTACAGAAGGTTCATGATGTGGTCATGGTGTGTGGTGAGGTGGTCCTGAGGATGATGGTGTCATTCCAGTCCATGTAAACCAGCCAAATGTTGTCCAATCTCTTCACACTGAACTCGTAGCTGCACTCTGGCATCAGATTGTTGATTGTAACACTGAATCTTGAGCAGGACACATAGCGCAACACTCTAGGGTTTGTCATTTTTGTTCGATCGGTGGCTCTGTAACAGACTTTGAATCTCTCATTTGGATTGTACTGCTCCTGTTCAGCGATGTACCAGTGAAGAACCACCGAATCACAAAAGGCTTGGCTTTTCTCTCTGTTAAATAGCACCGGCTTCTTGGCCTCCAGCACCAGCTGGAACTGTGGCAAACTACTGCTTTCTGGCTCGGGGATCAGCTTGTGTTTGACACAAAGCTTCCCAGGAATCATAACTGCATCAAAGTTTTCAGCTGCCTCCTGGAGGCTGCGGATCTTCTCATGGACTTCAGCTCCACTGAGCTGATGGAACACACCACCTTTTTGAGCCAAGATGTACTCCAGCTCCTGCAGACCCTGGATTAACTCTTTATGCAGCACATCAAGCAGCTCTAGCTGGAGCTTCACCTGACTGCTGCCATCCTTTTTCACACGCTGGAACCTTGACATGTCAATGAAGTTCATTAGGGAGGAGTTGGGGACGTATTGCTGGTTGTCTGGCTGAGAGGTGTCCAGCTGCAACAACCTGATGGAGAAAGAAGACTTTTTGTGCAGATCCAGTTTATGGTAGTTGGCCTGGAGCTGTTCTGGACTCAGTCTTGTGCTGAGAAGATCCATGATGCTGCTCTGCATGCTGAGAAGAACCTGGCTTGTGTTCTGCTGCGACGAGGACCAGTTGTAGATGTTCCCTGAACTTCCTGAACTACAGCACATCGTAGATGTTGAGATGTCTGTGTTATCCTTACTATTTGAATGTTTCCTGTTGCCAGATAtgtattgaattaaattgaattgaattgaatgcctttattgttattatatattccTGCATACAACAAAATGAGGAGCGCTACTCCTGATTGGTGGAGGAGAAACAGACATATAACCTCAGACAATATATTTGACTATAGACTGTACAATACActtttacacataaatacaccaaGTGCTTATTCACATTAAGCAGTCTGAATAAAGTGACCATTTAGTAAAGTGACCATATATAATATTGCACGTTAGCCTTCCCATTGATATAGAGTATGTTTATACAAAGGTGTCATTTAAATGGATACTTGTATAGATTTAGTGCAAATatagtttaaatatataaataagtgtgCAATCAGCAGTATTGCAGACtgacatatatgtatgtactgtatgtatgtaccaAGAGCACCTTAAAAACCACAATACATTTCCTTGTGCGTCTGCACACACTTGgagaataaagctgattctgattctgattctgattctgattttctgAGCTAATTCTGCTTTTCCCAGGAGTTGGAAGTAGGAGTGTGTTCCATTCAGCTCCTGCCTTTCTTGGACGACTAAATAATCCTGTTTAACTAAATAATCCTGCATAACTAAATAATCCTGTTTCACTGAATAATCCTGGATAACCAAATAATAGTGTTTCACTGAATAATTCTGTTTAACTAAATAATCCTGTTTAACTAAATAATCCTGGATAACTAAACAATCCTGGATAACTAAATAATCCTGGATAACTAAATAATCCTGGATAACTAAATAATCCTGGATAACTAGATAATAGTATTTCATTAAATAATCCTGTTTAAGTAATTAATCCTGTTTAACTAAATAATCCTTGATGAATCATAATCCTGTATAACTAAAAATTGCACGATATCTTACGCTTCTGACGTTAAGCTGTGacacaaatgtacacaaacatacatttgTACATAAATATTCACACGAATCCTCCTACCTGCCTCTTTATCTGACTTGTCtacgttatttatttactttcaaacGCCTTATCCGTGTCGCCATGGAGACGCAACGTCACGCATTTGAATAAGCAAACAAGAGCCAATGAGATCGCTTTTATTTCAGATTCATTTACATATTGAAGCTTATAATTGTGATATTAGTgtcattaaactttaaatgataCATTCACATGTTAGACACTAGATGGCAGTGAAAGACAATTATACT
Protein-coding regions in this window:
- the LOC132838445 gene encoding fibronectin type III domain-containing protein 11-like, which produces MCCSSGSSGNIYNWSSSQQNTSQVLLSMQSSIMDLLSTRLSPEQLQANYHKLDLHKKSSFSIRLLQLDTSQPDNQQYVPNSSLMNFIDMSRFQRVKKDGSSQVKLQLELLDVLHKELIQGLQELEYILAQKGGVFHQLSGAEVHEKIRSLQEAAENFDAVMIPGKLCVKHKLIPEPESSSLPQFQLVLEAKKPVLFNREKSQAFCDSVVLHWYIAEQEQYNPNERFKVCYRATDRTKMTNPRVLRYVSCSRFSVTINNLMPECSYEFSVKRLDNIWLVYMDWNDTIILRTTSPHTMTTS